The DNA window ATTATAGTTTAATAATATAAAATTATTACTTGATCTATTATAGATTTTTAACCCTTTTTAATATTGAGGTTTTATGAATAAGAAAGAACTTGGCTCAAAAACAGCTAAAGGTGGATTTGCGAATGAGCAAGCAGTATGCAGAAAGTTTAATTCTTGGAAAAAAGATAAAGAAGCCCAAGAATGGCTGCAAGTAATGGGATATAATCTCGATAAAATTAAATCTGTACAAGCAATTCAAATACCTATTAGAATAAAAAAGTCAGATATAACTAAATTTGGTGTAGAAGAAGATGAATATGAAAAATTTATTAAATACAAAAAAGCAGACGCACAACTAAAAATATGTATTAGAATTGGAGACATCTTGAAAATTGAAAATTTATCTCTAAAAAAAGCGAATCGAGACGCTGACTACAATCAGATTGATAAAAGAACAATTGATAGTTATCGGGAAATGTGGGGGTTTGATGAAGAAATATCTTATTGGCTTAAACTTTTTACAGGAGAATTAAATCCCAA is part of the Candidatus Hydrogenedens sp. genome and encodes:
- a CDS encoding type II restriction endonuclease, with amino-acid sequence MNKKELGSKTAKGGFANEQAVCRKFNSWKKDKEAQEWLQVMGYNLDKIKSVQAIQIPIRIKKSDITKFGVEEDEYEKFIKYKKADAQLKICIRIGDILKIENLSLKKANRDADYNQIDKRTIDSYREMWGFDEEISYWLKLFTGELNPKEEMKKGNLKEQKNKRFKDTRRLFLDEIPSKMQNKIINFFKKNRIRVVSDIIKGRGGLSADWMLVAKYDKISNATTWVLKDINFVMNFLGNGKICISPKGSLYIGRITMQRKGGTPDPTKIQFKIKPCELFGSGA